In the Triticum aestivum cultivar Chinese Spring chromosome 2B, IWGSC CS RefSeq v2.1, whole genome shotgun sequence genome, TTGGTTGGAAGACGTGATCAACCGCTAGAACAACAACTCACTGGCACAACGCCACAGACGTGCCACTTTTACCAGGTTCTCGGCCAGGGCATGTCTGTGTCGTGTCCTACTCTTTGCCTAGAAGTGTATTTGGCTTTCGCAGTGTTTGCCGAGTTCCAGTGGATTTAAACTGGAAGCACTTGGCGTAGACGTTTATTCTATAGTAGTGGTTTTAAATCTTAGTTTCAGGAATATTTTAGCTCCTACCAGAATTACTAGATTTCAGCTATGCCGGTTGCATTTCGGCCAGAGGACCGAACTGTTGGCTTGAAATTCAAAAAAGTATTTGTTATTTTTtggaaatattttttgaaaaaaatgaattCTTGCTTATAGCTGAAATGACTAAAATACTTTGACCGTCCAattaatgaaattattgaaattccGGTAAATTCATCAAAATCTCAGTGAAAGCAAAAACCCGTCGTGATTGATGTACCCCCCACACTGCTGGGTTAATCAAATCGAATTATTTAACAGCACACCGCCGGAATTAATGGTCTATGCAAGTTTCGTTGAGAGACTGCTGCTTCTGCTGCTTTAGTTCAGCTGGTCCTTCGCCTGCTTCTTGCGGCTTGCGCGGTCGAGGTCGCCCTCCATCTTGCGGCGGTACATTTCCGCGAAGGTGATGGGATCCTCCAGTATGGTCTCCTCCCCCTCCTTCACCGCCAGCGGCCACACCCTCGCGTCGGGCGCCGGGTTCTGGAACGTCGCGATGGACAGCCTGCTGCTCTCCCCGTTCACCACCGCGCGGTGGTCAGCGTTCTTGAACCGCCCGTTGCTCAAGTACTGCACGCAAAAGAATTTTAAGCACATGCAATTATAGTCACAACCAAGAGTGCTGAACCGGTGCTAGATCAGCCAATGATAGATTAGAGAATACTGCTGTGCTACCGACATGGCCGTGGTCGCCGAGGTTGACGACGAATGCGCCGGAGACGGGCTGGACGGTGATCCAGGTCTTGCCGCCGTCGCGGGTGGCCTGCAGGCCGCCGACTAGGTCCTGGAGGAGGAGGGTGATGGTGCCGGGGTCGGTGTGGCGCTTGACGCCCAGGGTGAGCTCGGGCTGGGGACACCGCGGGTAGAAGTTGACCACCACCTTCTGGTCCATGTCCACGCACGCCTTGGCCAGGGACTCCGTCTCCAGGCCCATCGCCTCCGAGAGCACGCCCAGCAGCTTGCACGACAGCTCCATCAGCCGCTCGCTGTACCGCTCCACTACCGCGCGCCACCCCGCCGGCTTCTCCGGCCAACGCCCGTAGTCCCGTGCCTTCACCGGGTAGGAGAAGTAGGTCACTAGCTCCCTCCAGTCCTGCACCGCCTCGCCCTGCTTGCGTCGCCACACGAACCAATGAAATTCTTGTGAGTTTTTCTGATCAATTTGTCGTGTATATTAGTATGTGGCATGCATGTACGCGTGTGTGTACCTGGAGGTGGCTGGAGACGATGAAGCCGCCCTTCTTGCCGCCGGACATGTCGTACCGGACCTTGT is a window encoding:
- the LOC123042899 gene encoding naringenin,2-oxoglutarate 3-dioxygenase, whose amino-acid sequence is MAPVSNRMFLPTAASWEATVRPSFVRDEDERPKVAHDHFSDAVPVISLQGIDGVCRAEIRDRVAAACEDWGLFQVVDHGVDADLAADMARLSREFFALPAEDKVRYDMSGGKKGGFIVSSHLQGEAVQDWRELVTYFSYPVKARDYGRWPEKPAGWRAVVERYSERLMELSCKLLGVLSEAMGLETESLAKACVDMDQKVVVNFYPRCPQPELTLGVKRHTDPGTITLLLQDLVGGLQATRDGGKTWITVQPVSGAFVVNLGDHGHYLSNGRFKNADHRAVVNGESSRLSIATFQNPAPDARVWPLAVKEGEETILEDPITFAEMYRRKMEGDLDRASRKKQAKDQLN